The nucleotide window CAACTCAAAACCTTCGCGGCGCATATTTTCCAAAAGGATGGCGATATGCATTTCGCCGCGGCCGTAAACTTTATAAAATTCGCCGGAGGAAAAATCGACTTTCAAGCCGACGTTAACTTCCAGTTCCTTCTCTAATCTTTCTTTGATCTGCCGGCTGGTGACATATTTGCCGTCGCGTCCGGCAAACGGCGAATTGTTCACTAAAAAATTCAAGGAAATGGTCGGCTCATCGATATCGATCGCCGGCAGCGGTTCTTGCGCGTCGTTCTGGCAGATCGTTTCGCCGATATAAATATCCGGCAAACCGGCCAGCATGATAATATCTCCGGCCTCGGCCTGCGCTTCTTCTTCACGCTTCAAGCCTTTGAAAGTGAAAAGTTTGGTGATTTTTCCGGTACGAATTCCGCCGGTCGGCTGTTTGATGATTACGTTATCAGTTGATTTGATCGTGCCTTCATAAATCCGGCAGATCGCCAAGCGGCCGATGAAATTATCATAAGCCAGATTAAACGGCTGCAAGCGGAAAGGCTTGGCCGATAATTCAGCCGAAGAAGCGACCGGAACGTGCTCTAAAACAGTATCCAGAATCGGCGACAGATCTTTGGCCTCGTCTTCCATTTTCAATTTAGCGATGCCGGCGCGGGCCGCGGCATAGACGACCGGAAAATCCAATTGCTCGTCATTAGCGCCTAAATCCAAAAATAATTCAAAGATCATTTCTTCGACAGTTTCGACGCGGGCGGCCGGCTTATCGATCTTATTGATAACCACGATCGGTTTCAAACCGAGCTCCAAGGCTTTTTTCAAAACAAATTTAGTCTGCGGCATCGGGCCTTCCTGCGCGTCAACGACCAGCAAAACCGAATCGATCGAACGCAAAACGCGCTCGACTTCGGAACCGAAATCGGCGTGGCCGGGCGTATCGACGATGTTTATTTTCGTCCCTTTATAGATAACCGAGGTATTTTTGGAATAAATCGTAATGCCGCGCTCCTGTTCCAGAGCGTTCGAGTCCATGCTGACGCCTTCCTCGGCCATGCCGGTTTGGCGCATCAGCGCGTCGGTTAAAGTTGTCTTGCCATGATCGACGTGCGCGATAATGGCTATATTACGTATATCCATAAACTTACTTGTGTATATAATGCGAACCTACGAATTTTACGCGAATACCGCAAACTATTTATCGAATAAATTCTAGTAATTCGTTAAATCTATTCGTGGTATTCGCGAACAATTCATGGTATTCGTATTATATAACCGCCATATCAGTAACGAGTCATTAAAATAAAAAACTGCCCGGAAAAAGCAGAATTAACTGACTTATTAAAGATAATTATATATTAAAAATCTAAAAAAGTCAAATACTACAGCAAATTATCTTAAAAATATGGGCAATATTGACATTATATTAAAAATATGATATTGTGCTAACCAGTTCAAATTAAGCTGTATTTTACAACCCATTCCAATCCAAAGAAAGGATAAGTTATGAAAAGACTTATCGCCTTGTTGTTCGTCGTTTTAACGTTGTCGTTGGCCTGCAGCAAAACCATTGTCGGGCCAATCCATCACGACCAATCCCCTGCCTTGTATGTTTCTCTGGACAGCGCCAACGCGTTGACGACCAAACTCCCCTATCAACTGGGCGGATGCGTCACTCAATTTTTGGCGGCCGTAAAATTGCAGGCCAAGGACAGTCTGGTGCAGATCGACACCCTCAAAGTATTTTGTTCCGCATCAACGCCGGCCAATATTTTCTGCAATCTGCTTCTGGTCGATGATCAAGGCAATGTGCTTGCTGCCAATCCCAATGTGCAGTCGACGACAATTTTCACCAACGTCGGCAAGATCGGTGATCAGGCCCGGACAATTTATCTGAAAGCTGATTTGAATAAAATCGGCAAAGATGAAGTCGGACAGATCAATGCCACGGCGAGTTTCCGCTTCGGTGGCATTGCCGCTAGCTACGCAGGAAGTAAAAAAGCGATTTCTAACATCCGCTACGAGAACGATTCCAGTCTTGAGCAAACCAATCCGTCACAAACTATCACCGTCGTTGCGGCCAAAATCGCCGCGGTTGATTTGGTCAATTCTAATGAAACAGCGGCGGTAGCGGCAAAAATCAGCGGAACCGGCTGGTGCAATGTGGCGATTATCAAAGTGGCAACCTCCGCCTCCTCAAACACCATCGCGAACGGCGATCCGGCTCGAATAATTTTGGATAAGATCAGAGTTAATATCCAAAAAAATTCAGGGATGACGATTAGCGAGGCGCAAATCGGTCGCGTTCGACCGAGCGATATTTACTTCCTTTCCGCCACTTATTCGGCCACTACTGAATTTGACATGACCCAGCCGTCGATTGGATCCGATGAAGAAATCGATCCCGTGAGCTCGGTCTATTATCTCGTTAGAGTAAATATTTCCGCGTTAGCCCCGGGCGGCCAGAACTGGATCGAAGTCGATCTTAACGATCTGGAAGGCGATGCCACCTCGGCCAATTTTGTCTGGCGCGACGGCAGCGACGCCGCGCAAAAATTTCCCCTTAAGCTTACACTCAACCAGCTTACTGGAAACAAAATTACCGAGTAGCAAAATAAGCGATTCAAACCCAAGCCCTTGGAAAACCAGGGGCTTGCTTTTTTATCAGGAAATAAAAATCCCCTGTTCTTTCAAACAAGGGATTTGATCGCTTTTTTATAAAGCGATTTTGCGGCGGATCACTTTATACGGAGATTACCCGTATATCCTGGTTGAGGGACAATGTTTGATCGAAGCTTCAGGAACAACGCTTCCGACTTCGCCATTTAAGCTGCCGCAATCAAAAATGCCGAATCGAATTAAAATAACGATAAATGAATTTGATTCGGGTTCAGTTTTAAGCGTTAATGAAGCCCCGATAAAACCTTGGCTAAAAATCAAAGCGGGATTGCTGTTTGATTCAACTGAAGGATTCGCGAGATTGAGTTCATACTCGACAACTCCGCCAACTTTTACCAGAGGATTTTTTTTCTTTTCTCCATGTCCCCCATTCTCTCTGTTTGTGTTCGCGATCATTGCCGCAACTATCTTATCGAAAGTTTGGGCTAACCAATTCCGATCGTGCAAACGATTTTCTTTTCCGAACAATGCCCGCAAAGCTCCAGAATCAACCACGCAAGCATGCGGACTTGATTCAACTCTCAAAGTGTCCATCTACTTTCCTCCTAATTTTGGAGTGATTTAAAAAAGAACAGTTAATTTTTCCCAATTAAAAAACCCGCCTAATTTTTCATTAGCGAGCTGAAACTAATTCAGATTGGTTTGTTTATATTAACGCGGCTACAGTATTCTTCGATCTCCATTTCTTAGACGGAAAAGTTTCTTTGAAAAATCATGACGAACTTCTCCCCAAAAAATAAAAAATGATTATGACGTAATCTTAGAATATAATATTTTATTTGTCAACAGTTTTTCGTCAATAACCCCCTCTACTTTTTGCAATAGTAATAGGAATTCAAACCGTTCTCCGACCAGACCGGACAGGCGGCGCAGATACAGCCTTTCGAAGCGACCTCGCATTGGCTTTTTCCTTTGGCGCAGAATAATTTATCCGCGTTTTTTTTCAGGCATTCATCAGCTTGATAGCTCGGGCAGCCGAGACAAATGCACTTCTTAAAATTTTCCGGAGTATTGGTCACTGCTGACATAAAATTTAGTAATTATTTTTTAATTTATACTAAAATCATTTTTCCAATCGGTCGTTTTCGCCTCGCGCGCCAATTTAGCCGCCAGCATCACATTAGAGGCCAAAGAATAAATTTCTTTGGTGAAACAATCGCTCAGCACGATCTTTTTATCTTCGTAAGTCGGATTGCAGACCGAAGACATCGCGTACATATTATTGAACGGCGGGAACAACATCCCGAAGTGCGACAAAGTCATCATCAAGCAGCTGATCGCCATCGAAGTCCCCTCTTCATGGCCGGCGGTGATGATGCCGCCGATCTTGCCGGAAAACCGGCGCAAAAATCCGCTTCCGGGCACGTCATAATCAACATTCATTTGAACGAATTTCGTGTGCTTGATATTCAATTCCTTGTCTTTGGGCGAATCCGGATTAGCTGGCGGCAAGCTACCGTCCAAACTGATACAGCGATCGATAAAAGTCGCCATTAGAGTGGAAATTTTAAAATTATTGACCGGCGTGGCGAAAATGATCGCGTCCGCGTCTAAAATTTTATCATAAAGAATATTGCTCATATCATCGGCGCGGTCAGTCCCTTTGGGATAGCAGGAACAATAAAAATGGCATTGGGTATTGGTCGTGGAATAACAGGCCTTGCAATATTTGATATGATGATCGCGCAAAGAAATAAATTCGGTTTTAGCGCCTTGCTCTTCACAAAATTTCAAGCAGCGTTTCAATAATTCGGCCGTGTTGGAATCCTCCTGGGCCATATCATTTACGTCCCGGGCTGAACCGGAAATGCCCAGCACTTTTATCTCGCCGGTTTTCGGAGTCCCTAAACGCTCGGCCTCTTTGATCGTGGCTTCGCGGATTTCCTTAAATCTTGCCAGTGTCTTCTCATCAATTTCCAAAACTTTCATCAACTCTTCGTCGGAATATTTTAAATCATTGGCCATAATTGTTTGATGAATTAATTATCTTCTCTGATAATTATAGCAAATCTGGCACAAATTGAAAAAGACAAAAAAACCACAAAAAAACCGGCCAAAAAGGCCGGATTTATTTTACAAGCTCGGGAGCTTGGATTCGAACCAAGATTATCGCGTCCAGAGCGCGACGTCTTACCTTTGGACGACTCCCGAAAAATATAATCAATATTTTTAGTATTTTCTAAACTTTAACAAATTAATGATCGCTTCAACTTCCGCTTTCCTTGAAATTTGCACCACATTTTCGCCTTTGTGCGGATGGAAACCTAATCCGCGCAAAAGAAAATAAACAATTCTTAAAAGCGATTTATTGCAATTTTTGAAAAAAAA belongs to Patescibacteria group bacterium and includes:
- a CDS encoding flavodoxin family protein, whose amino-acid sequence is MANDLKYSDEELMKVLEIDEKTLARFKEIREATIKEAERLGTPKTGEIKVLGISGSARDVNDMAQEDSNTAELLKRCLKFCEEQGAKTEFISLRDHHIKYCKACYSTTNTQCHFYCSCYPKGTDRADDMSNILYDKILDADAIIFATPVNNFKISTLMATFIDRCISLDGSLPPANPDSPKDKELNIKHTKFVQMNVDYDVPGSGFLRRFSGKIGGIITAGHEEGTSMAISCLMMTLSHFGMLFPPFNNMYAMSSVCNPTYEDKKIVLSDCFTKEIYSLASNVMLAAKLAREAKTTDWKNDFSIN
- the typA gene encoding translational GTPase TypA, encoding MDIRNIAIIAHVDHGKTTLTDALMRQTGMAEEGVSMDSNALEQERGITIYSKNTSVIYKGTKINIVDTPGHADFGSEVERVLRSIDSVLLVVDAQEGPMPQTKFVLKKALELGLKPIVVINKIDKPAARVETVEEMIFELFLDLGANDEQLDFPVVYAAARAGIAKLKMEDEAKDLSPILDTVLEHVPVASSAELSAKPFRLQPFNLAYDNFIGRLAICRIYEGTIKSTDNVIIKQPTGGIRTGKITKLFTFKGLKREEEAQAEAGDIIMLAGLPDIYIGETICQNDAQEPLPAIDIDEPTISLNFLVNNSPFAGRDGKYVTSRQIKERLEKELEVNVGLKVDFSSGEFYKVYGRGEMHIAILLENMRREGFELQVSQPTVIYKEKDGQTLEPYEEAVIDVPENMTGVVIEKMSKRKGRMTEMKPEFGQTRIVFEIPTRGLLGYRGEFIMDTRGEGILCARFIGFKPFAGEIEKHDLGSMVSQEQGKALAFSLWNLQERGALYIDPNTEVYEGMVVGNVAKGNDLTVNPIKGKRLSNMRASGSDEAILLTPALPVTLERGLEIMKEDEYLEITPKNIRMRKKYLTEMDRIRAERKRIESEN
- a CDS encoding DUF2769 domain-containing protein encodes the protein MSAVTNTPENFKKCICLGCPSYQADECLKKNADKLFCAKGKSQCEVASKGCICAACPVWSENGLNSYYYCKK